The following proteins are co-located in the Myroides profundi genome:
- a CDS encoding translocation/assembly module TamB domain-containing protein — protein sequence MKKITIKIGKILGWFLLSLFLILLLLIVAIQIPAVQNKVKDFAITFVQDKIGTPVSLDRIEIAFPKKIVVKNLYVESQQKDTLLYTNYLGVDISLFALLKSSVNVNSVQLDGLKTDIKRDSLGRFNFDYIIEAFASDEEEDKEDSSSMAIDVGEISLSDIQVKYNDDYDGHHVSFGLKRFITRFKQFDLEEMKFAIPKIAIAGIDLNYKKELPSQASIEAAQLVVEPKEEESNTSAMPIVDLGTIEWTDSNIVFEDKESKLYANLALGAFKTTFEQIDLKNQQIDLKEIRLDDTKAVVHLFPTAIKAAEPVKEEENTPVVEESAPWKLGIKEFALNSIDVKFDNDNFKALTFGLDPNHIAFTDINFDLKDFQFSPNVIRGNLEGFSFKEKSGLQVDKFKTYFLYGDQTTFIKDFILETPNSKFDANVTLNYKDVNKLSEHLEDTSVDVLIKESHLGLRDVYLAMPTIFEEAGLTSLTNKNLAVDIKAKGVVGDLSIEQFLLTGLQSTTINVIGNIKGATTPEKAIVDLKLNKFQTSAKDIFSIAPKGVLPTNIEIPSHLSLSGNVKGGMKAIQSQLALKTTSGNADVKVFFDQRIKGKEKYSLIANIAELKLGQILKNDSIGTLSMSASVSGIGLDPKNINAKGNINVVKAEYSGYSYNNIELDGAIEDGKYTIHSINNDPNLNFALDASGLWTDKGISLDLLADFKNIDLYKLSIEEAPASFKGTIEGKLANIMPDDLDGTVALKGLSYMSASRAYKLQPIEIVATSKDTHKSLGLTSELVDFNMQGEYKITQLADALMKTVAVYYATEEPKKEIAKKTVIDQNGAEEKEQDKNYFTYKLLVKESPVIHSVVPDLKELKPIEVSGKYDASTDYISLKGLIPLIIYGENEINNIAIELKPVNDALTYGLSVERVANASVALRRVSLAGGIKDNTISYNLSLKDKSDAVCYLIAGDVRAEDGDMIARLYPDGFILDYQKWVVEPENRFVLKPEGFYVKDFKLSHDDSALVIESKDEVANSPMRILFNDFSIEMLTKMVKKDVLLASGFIDGEVYLKDLATDFRFISDIDISKLQVMEIGLGDLHVGVKNESASKFITDITLQGGENKISIDGWADADTQEMNMNVNLAKFQMAAIEYFAKDQLSKAEGFFSGDLKIGGKFTDPKILGAMNFNDIGFHVNDLNADFRKINEKISFTNRGIELDKFSITDTDGNILVVDGQVLTKSYQDFAFNLSIKAVDFKAVNSTSKDNEMYYGKLVFDSDIKIKGDLNKPIVTGGIEVGKKTDFSFVLPQEDPSIADREGIVEFVDQHSLQLAEMQKYEEDFNNSALKGLDVSVSIKVDKEASFTMIMDKSSGDKIILKGEADLVGGIDPSGKVTLSGRYEFSQGSYDLSFNMMKRKFEIQKGSYIVWAGDPTDANLNLTAIYETKTAPIDLLGNQLSSLSPTQQNMYKQKIPFQALLKMEGELLKPEISFDVQLKEGITSVSGDVLSNTKTKLEQLRQNESELNKQVFALLLLNRFIGENPFESSAGGMSAGSMARQSVSRLLSDQLNNLAGNLIAGVELNFNLESSEDYSSGSKENRTDLNVAVSKRLFSDRLKVTVGSSFEVEGNARQNEQAANIAGDIELEYALSKDGRYLMKVYRKNRYEVALQGQIVETGVGFIITMSYERFRELFERSKDKRQLKKQLRDEAKAE from the coding sequence TTGAAGAAGATAACAATTAAAATAGGTAAGATACTAGGCTGGTTCTTACTTAGTTTATTTCTAATATTACTACTTCTTATCGTTGCGATACAGATACCTGCTGTCCAAAATAAGGTGAAGGATTTTGCCATCACCTTTGTACAGGATAAAATAGGTACTCCTGTGTCCTTAGATAGGATAGAGATTGCCTTTCCTAAAAAAATAGTAGTTAAGAATCTTTATGTTGAGTCTCAGCAGAAGGATACTCTGTTGTATACTAATTATCTAGGTGTAGATATTAGCTTATTTGCCCTGCTGAAAAGCTCTGTAAATGTCAATAGTGTTCAGTTAGATGGACTAAAGACAGATATTAAACGCGATAGTCTAGGACGCTTTAACTTTGATTATATCATCGAAGCCTTCGCTTCAGATGAAGAGGAGGATAAAGAGGACAGTAGCTCTATGGCTATAGATGTAGGTGAGATAAGCCTTAGCGATATCCAGGTAAAGTACAATGATGATTATGATGGTCATCACGTTTCGTTTGGATTAAAGAGATTTATTACGCGTTTTAAACAATTTGATTTAGAGGAGATGAAATTTGCTATTCCTAAGATTGCGATTGCAGGAATAGACTTAAATTATAAAAAAGAATTGCCTTCTCAGGCTTCTATTGAGGCAGCACAGTTAGTTGTAGAGCCAAAAGAAGAAGAGTCGAATACTTCTGCGATGCCTATAGTAGATTTAGGTACTATAGAGTGGACAGATAGTAATATCGTCTTTGAGGATAAGGAGAGCAAGTTATATGCTAATCTGGCGTTAGGAGCTTTTAAAACTACATTTGAGCAAATTGATTTAAAGAATCAACAGATAGATTTAAAAGAGATCCGATTAGATGATACCAAGGCTGTAGTTCATTTATTTCCTACAGCTATTAAGGCTGCAGAGCCTGTAAAAGAAGAGGAAAATACTCCTGTGGTGGAAGAGTCTGCTCCATGGAAACTGGGTATAAAAGAATTTGCTCTAAACTCTATTGATGTCAAGTTTGACAACGATAACTTTAAAGCATTGACTTTTGGGTTAGACCCTAATCATATCGCTTTTACAGATATTAATTTTGATTTAAAAGATTTTCAGTTTTCTCCTAATGTGATCAGAGGAAATTTAGAAGGTTTTTCTTTTAAAGAAAAGAGCGGGTTGCAAGTAGATAAATTCAAAACTTATTTTCTATACGGTGATCAAACTACTTTCATTAAAGACTTCATTTTAGAAACCCCTAACTCTAAGTTTGACGCTAACGTAACATTGAATTATAAAGATGTGAATAAGTTGTCAGAGCATTTAGAGGATACTTCAGTGGATGTTCTAATCAAAGAGTCTCATCTAGGATTAAGAGATGTATATCTAGCTATGCCTACTATTTTTGAAGAAGCTGGATTAACAAGTTTAACGAATAAAAATTTAGCTGTAGACATTAAAGCAAAAGGTGTAGTAGGAGATTTGTCTATTGAACAGTTTTTATTGACAGGATTACAGTCTACAACTATCAATGTGATTGGGAATATAAAAGGAGCAACTACTCCTGAAAAAGCGATAGTAGATTTAAAACTGAATAAATTTCAGACTTCTGCTAAGGATATCTTCAGCATCGCTCCAAAAGGCGTGCTGCCAACGAATATAGAGATTCCTTCGCACTTATCACTATCAGGTAATGTAAAGGGAGGGATGAAGGCGATACAGTCTCAATTAGCCCTTAAAACGACTTCTGGTAATGCAGATGTAAAAGTATTCTTCGATCAACGCATAAAAGGGAAAGAGAAGTATTCTTTAATAGCAAATATCGCTGAACTAAAATTAGGTCAAATCTTAAAGAATGACTCTATCGGTACGCTATCTATGTCTGCTTCTGTAAGTGGGATAGGACTAGACCCTAAGAATATAAACGCAAAAGGAAATATCAATGTTGTAAAGGCTGAATACAGTGGGTATAGTTATAACAATATTGAGTTAGATGGAGCTATTGAAGACGGAAAATATACTATTCATTCTATTAACAATGATCCTAATCTAAACTTTGCATTAGATGCTAGTGGGCTGTGGACGGATAAGGGAATTAGCTTAGACTTATTGGCTGATTTTAAAAATATTGATTTATATAAATTAAGTATAGAAGAAGCTCCGGCTAGCTTTAAAGGTACTATAGAAGGGAAGTTGGCTAATATTATGCCTGATGATCTAGATGGTACAGTGGCTTTAAAAGGACTGTCTTATATGTCTGCTTCTAGAGCATATAAACTTCAGCCAATAGAGATAGTTGCTACGAGTAAGGATACTCATAAATCATTAGGTCTGACGTCTGAATTGGTAGATTTCAATATGCAAGGAGAGTATAAAATTACTCAACTAGCAGATGCGCTAATGAAGACAGTGGCTGTCTATTATGCAACAGAAGAGCCTAAAAAAGAAATTGCTAAAAAGACTGTAATTGATCAAAATGGAGCAGAGGAAAAGGAACAAGATAAAAACTACTTTACTTATAAACTTTTGGTTAAGGAAAGTCCTGTTATTCACTCTGTGGTACCTGATCTAAAAGAATTAAAACCAATAGAGGTATCGGGTAAGTATGATGCGAGTACTGATTATATTAGTTTAAAAGGATTGATTCCGCTAATAATCTACGGTGAAAATGAGATTAATAATATCGCTATAGAATTAAAACCTGTCAATGACGCATTAACTTATGGGCTGTCTGTAGAAAGGGTAGCGAATGCTAGTGTGGCACTTAGAAGAGTATCATTAGCAGGTGGTATAAAAGATAATACGATTAGTTATAATTTGAGTCTAAAAGATAAGTCAGATGCGGTGTGTTATCTTATCGCTGGGGATGTTCGTGCTGAGGATGGAGATATGATAGCGAGGTTATATCCAGATGGTTTTATACTAGACTATCAAAAGTGGGTGGTGGAACCAGAGAATAGATTTGTGCTAAAACCAGAAGGGTTTTATGTGAAAGACTTTAAATTATCACACGACGATAGTGCCTTAGTTATAGAGTCTAAGGATGAAGTAGCGAATAGCCCAATGAGAATATTGTTTAATGATTTTAGCATTGAGATGTTGACTAAGATGGTTAAGAAAGATGTTCTATTGGCTAGTGGGTTTATTGATGGTGAGGTATATTTAAAAGATTTAGCAACAGACTTTAGATTTATATCAGATATTGATATTTCTAAGTTACAGGTGATGGAGATAGGGTTAGGTGACTTACATGTTGGCGTGAAGAATGAGAGTGCTAGTAAGTTTATAACCGATATTACCTTACAAGGAGGAGAGAATAAGATATCTATCGACGGATGGGCTGATGCGGATACTCAAGAGATGAATATGAATGTGAATTTGGCTAAGTTCCAAATGGCAGCGATAGAATATTTTGCAAAAGATCAGTTGTCTAAGGCAGAAGGATTCTTCTCAGGTGATCTGAAAATAGGAGGAAAGTTTACAGACCCTAAAATATTAGGAGCGATGAACTTTAATGATATAGGTTTCCATGTGAATGATTTAAATGCTGATTTCAGAAAGATTAACGAAAAGATTTCTTTTACAAACAGAGGGATAGAGTTAGATAAGTTTAGTATCACAGATACAGATGGAAATATACTAGTGGTAGATGGTCAGGTACTTACTAAGTCATATCAAGATTTTGCTTTTAATCTAAGTATTAAGGCAGTTGATTTTAAAGCAGTGAATTCTACATCTAAAGATAATGAGATGTATTATGGTAAACTGGTTTTTGACAGCGATATTAAGATTAAAGGGGATTTAAATAAACCTATTGTTACTGGAGGAATAGAGGTTGGTAAGAAGACAGATTTCTCGTTTGTATTACCACAGGAAGACCCTAGTATAGCAGATAGAGAAGGTATTGTGGAGTTCGTAGATCAGCACAGTTTACAATTGGCTGAAATGCAGAAGTATGAAGAGGATTTTAATAACTCAGCACTTAAAGGATTAGATGTTTCTGTTTCGATTAAAGTAGATAAAGAAGCTAGCTTTACGATGATTATGGATAAATCAAGTGGAGATAAGATCATTCTAAAAGGAGAAGCAGACTTAGTGGGAGGTATTGACCCATCTGGTAAAGTAACGTTATCTGGACGATATGAATTCTCTCAAGGTTCTTATGATTTGTCATTTAATATGATGAAGAGAAAGTTTGAGATTCAGAAAGGAAGTTATATTGTTTGGGCAGGTGATCCAACTGATGCAAATCTAAACTTGACAGCTATCTATGAGACGAAGACTGCTCCAATAGATCTATTAGGAAATCAGCTAAGCAGTCTATCGCCTACACAGCAAAATATGTATAAGCAGAAGATACCATTCCAAGCATTATTAAAGATGGAAGGAGAGCTACTGAAGCCTGAAATATCTTTTGATGTGCAGTTAAAAGAAGGAATTACAAGTGTATCTGGAGATGTGCTAAGCAATACGAAGACGAAGTTAGAACAGTTAAGACAGAATGAGTCTGAACTAAATAAACAAGTATTTGCGTTACTGTTACTAAACAGATTTATAGGTGAGAATCCTTTTGAGAGTAGTGCAGGAGGAATGAGTGCAGGGTCAATGGCTAGACAGAGTGTGAGTAGATTACTATCAGATCAGTTGAATAATTTGGCTGGTAACTTAATCGCAGGTGTAGAGCTTAACTTCAACTTAGAATCGTCAGAAGATTATTCTTCTGGAAGCAAAGAGAATAGAACAGACTTAAATGTGGCAGTGTCAAAACGCTTATTCTCTGATCGATTAAAAGTAACAGTAGGAAGTAGCTTCGAAGTAGAAGGGAATGCCCGTCAGAATGAACAAGCAGCTAATATAGCAGGAGATATTGAATTAGAGTATGCACTGTCAAAAGACGGTAGATACTTAATGAAAGTGTATAGAAAGAACCGCTATGAAGTAGCTCTTCAGGGTCAAATCGTAGAGACAGGAGTCGGATTTATAATAACGATGAGTTATGAGAGATTCCGCGAATTATTTGAACGTAGTAAAGATAAAAGACAATTAAAAAAGCAATTAAGAGATGAAGCTAAAGCAGAGTAA
- a CDS encoding BamA/TamA family outer membrane protein — translation MKLKQSKIYNGLAGCLGLLFIFSCNTTRHLAEDEYLYSGGKIVINSDSLSKSQKSEMNDELHGLLRPIPNATLLGMHPKLFFYNLAGDPEKSNKMRRWMRNKLGEPPVLFDQVDMENNKAILSNRLENQGYFNVDVTYDTLRPSAKKKGVEYTVIPGDQYKIREFTFAKDSTGIKQVLSQAMPYTRLKKGRAYDLDVIKDERTRFDNYLKNKGYYYFSADNLLVQVDSSVGHHQVDLALKIKENTPKLALEPYTIDNIYIFSDYVLSDTNYMQALDSAQVYKDFKIVDPKGKFKPSIYDRAIHLKHGDTYNRNDHNLSLNRLVSLGVFKFVKNQFEISDSLNHKLNAYYFLTPDNPKAIRLELLGKMNSASYNGAELNLNWSNKNFMRGAEVFSVSAYGGADFQMSSANNGYNVYKVGLETSLTWPKIISPFNLQSTSAYIPKTRAILGGEYLERSQLYSLQSFKASWGYLWKESAFREHDLKVFDINYVKPGHVTDYYKEYAEGNPSLERVLDKQLTFGPTYTYTYTNTSKKFKKGTIYYRGGLDLSANITGLLMGANVDKDKEKSLIGVPFSQYIKTEHDFRHYLRLSKTSQLVSRIHAGIGVAYGNSKQMPYTKQFYVGGSNSIRAFRARTLGPGSFNPEINNAKFIPDQSGDMLLEMNLEYRKKLFSIVHGALFVDAGNIWNLNDVSDRPGGKFSGDFLNELAIGAGAGLRFDVTFLVLRFDFAFPLRVPYHASGERWVIDDINFGSSRWRKDNLMFNFAIGYPF, via the coding sequence ATGAAGCTAAAGCAGAGTAAAATATATAATGGATTAGCGGGATGTCTTGGACTATTATTTATATTCTCATGTAATACAACTCGTCATTTGGCAGAAGATGAGTATCTGTATTCTGGAGGAAAAATAGTGATTAACAGTGATTCATTGTCTAAGTCTCAAAAGTCTGAGATGAACGATGAGTTACATGGGTTATTACGTCCTATCCCTAATGCTACACTGTTAGGTATGCATCCTAAATTGTTTTTTTATAACCTAGCAGGAGATCCAGAAAAGAGTAATAAAATGCGTCGATGGATGCGAAATAAGTTAGGTGAACCACCTGTATTATTCGATCAAGTAGACATGGAGAATAATAAAGCTATTCTATCTAATCGATTAGAGAATCAAGGGTACTTCAACGTAGATGTGACTTATGATACGCTTCGACCAAGTGCAAAAAAGAAAGGAGTAGAGTATACTGTAATCCCTGGTGACCAATATAAAATACGTGAGTTTACCTTTGCCAAAGATTCTACAGGTATCAAGCAAGTATTGTCTCAAGCTATGCCTTATACAAGATTAAAAAAGGGTAGAGCTTATGACTTAGATGTTATTAAAGATGAACGTACTAGATTTGATAATTATCTGAAGAATAAGGGATATTATTACTTCAGTGCTGATAATTTACTAGTACAGGTAGATAGTAGTGTAGGACATCATCAGGTAGACTTGGCATTAAAGATCAAAGAGAATACCCCTAAGTTAGCACTAGAGCCTTATACGATAGATAATATCTATATATTTTCAGATTATGTTTTGTCTGATACGAATTATATGCAGGCTCTTGATTCTGCACAAGTGTATAAAGATTTTAAAATAGTAGATCCTAAAGGAAAGTTTAAACCTTCTATTTATGATAGAGCGATTCACTTAAAACATGGAGATACATATAATAGAAATGATCATAACTTATCTCTAAATAGATTGGTGAGTTTAGGTGTTTTTAAATTTGTGAAGAATCAGTTTGAGATATCAGATAGTTTAAATCATAAATTAAACGCTTATTATTTCTTAACTCCTGATAACCCTAAGGCTATTAGACTTGAGTTGTTAGGAAAGATGAATTCTGCGAGTTATAATGGAGCAGAGTTAAATCTGAACTGGAGTAATAAGAACTTTATGAGAGGGGCTGAGGTGTTTTCTGTGTCAGCTTATGGTGGAGCAGACTTCCAGATGTCATCAGCTAATAATGGATATAATGTATATAAGGTAGGTCTTGAGACTAGTCTGACTTGGCCTAAGATTATCTCTCCATTTAATCTACAATCGACTAGTGCTTATATCCCTAAGACACGTGCTATTCTTGGGGGAGAATATTTAGAACGTAGCCAATTGTATTCATTGCAGTCTTTTAAAGCTTCTTGGGGGTATCTATGGAAAGAGAGTGCTTTTAGAGAGCATGATTTGAAAGTATTTGATATTAACTATGTAAAACCTGGGCATGTTACAGATTATTATAAAGAGTATGCAGAGGGGAACCCATCACTGGAGAGGGTATTAGATAAGCAATTGACTTTTGGACCTACTTATACCTATACTTATACAAATACTAGTAAGAAGTTTAAAAAAGGGACAATATACTATCGTGGAGGATTAGATTTGTCTGCTAATATCACAGGTTTATTAATGGGGGCTAATGTGGATAAGGATAAGGAAAAAAGTTTGATAGGAGTTCCATTTAGTCAATATATAAAAACAGAACACGACTTTAGACATTACTTAAGACTAAGTAAAACTTCACAGTTAGTAAGTAGAATACACGCTGGTATAGGGGTAGCTTATGGTAACTCTAAACAGATGCCTTATACAAAGCAGTTTTATGTAGGAGGATCAAACAGTATTAGAGCGTTTAGAGCACGTACTTTAGGACCAGGTTCATTTAATCCAGAGATTAACAATGCTAAGTTTATACCAGATCAATCAGGAGATATGTTATTAGAAATGAACTTAGAGTACCGAAAAAAACTATTCAGCATTGTTCATGGTGCATTGTTTGTTGATGCAGGAAATATTTGGAATCTAAATGATGTATCAGATCGACCTGGAGGTAAGTTCAGTGGAGACTTTTTAAATGAGTTAGCAATTGGAGCAGGAGCAGGGTTGCGATTTGATGTAACATTCTTAGTTCTTCGTTTTGATTTTGCTTTTCCATTGCGCGTGCCATATCATGCATCTGGCGAGCGTTGGGTAATAGATGATATTAATTTTGGAAGTAGTAGATGGCGAAAAGACAATCTAATGTTTAACTTCGCTATTGGGTATCCTTTCTAA
- a CDS encoding sigma-54-dependent transcriptional regulator, producing MSHKILVIDDDVPFCEMLKTFLSKKGYTVSNAFSSTEAEQCIDNECYDIVLTDVRLPDSNGLELLKYIKSKCRTSQVILMTGYTEIKTAVNAMKLGAFDYVAKPINPDEILLTIKQALERKASVESGEPLKSKAKATVVKDVEDTDENNIELDYVRGESNVSKQLHEYIDLVAPTNMSVLIIGDSGTGKENIAHSIHLKSKRKDKPYIAVDCGAIPKDLASSEFFGHIKGSFTGAVTDKVGHFEAANGGTIFLDEVGNLSYEVQVQLLRALQERKVKPVGSSNEIDVDIRVIAATNEDLPKAVREGEFREDLYHRLNEFGIVAPRLADRGADILMFAMHFLNESNIELEKKVKKFSSEVECIFLTYDWPGNLREMKNIIKRSVLLTRGEIIEKDVLPQEILVPKSEVIKANVSSETVEDDLKLFSSRNEEQAIRTALEKVKFNKTKAAQVLGIDRKTLYNKMKLYNIEL from the coding sequence ATGAGTCACAAGATTCTGGTTATAGATGATGATGTTCCTTTCTGCGAAATGCTAAAAACTTTTTTATCTAAAAAAGGGTATACGGTTTCTAATGCATTTAGTAGTACAGAAGCAGAACAGTGTATTGATAACGAGTGCTATGATATTGTCCTTACAGATGTTAGACTACCTGATAGTAATGGTTTAGAATTACTTAAATATATAAAATCAAAATGTAGAACTTCACAAGTTATTTTAATGACAGGGTATACTGAAATTAAAACAGCTGTGAATGCAATGAAGTTAGGGGCATTTGATTATGTAGCAAAGCCAATAAATCCAGATGAAATACTTTTGACAATTAAACAAGCTCTCGAAAGAAAAGCTAGTGTGGAAAGTGGTGAACCTTTAAAATCGAAAGCTAAGGCTACGGTGGTAAAAGATGTAGAAGATACAGACGAGAATAATATAGAGCTAGATTATGTAAGAGGAGAAAGTAATGTGTCTAAGCAGTTACACGAGTACATTGATTTAGTAGCACCTACTAATATGTCTGTTTTGATTATTGGAGATAGTGGTACAGGTAAAGAAAATATAGCACATTCTATTCACTTAAAAAGTAAGCGTAAGGATAAGCCTTATATTGCAGTAGATTGTGGTGCAATCCCTAAGGATTTGGCTTCTAGTGAGTTCTTCGGGCATATTAAAGGTTCTTTTACAGGGGCTGTTACGGATAAGGTAGGACACTTTGAGGCTGCTAATGGCGGTACGATATTCTTAGATGAGGTAGGTAACTTATCTTATGAAGTACAGGTACAATTACTAAGAGCGCTTCAAGAAAGAAAAGTAAAACCTGTAGGGAGTAGTAACGAAATAGACGTAGATATAAGAGTTATTGCTGCAACAAATGAAGATCTGCCAAAAGCTGTAAGAGAAGGAGAGTTTAGAGAAGATTTATATCATCGATTAAATGAGTTTGGTATTGTAGCACCTAGATTAGCGGATAGAGGCGCAGATATATTAATGTTCGCAATGCATTTCTTAAATGAGTCTAATATTGAACTTGAGAAAAAAGTAAAGAAATTCTCTTCTGAAGTAGAATGTATCTTTTTAACTTATGATTGGCCAGGGAACTTAAGAGAAATGAAGAATATCATTAAAAGATCAGTTCTTTTAACTCGTGGAGAGATTATAGAAAAAGATGTACTACCACAAGAGATTTTAGTGCCAAAATCAGAAGTGATTAAAGCGAATGTGAGTAGTGAAACAGTAGAGGATGATCTCAAGTTATTCTCTTCTAGAAATGAAGAACAAGCTATTCGTACTGCACTAGAAAAAGTTAAGTTTAATAAAACTAAGGCTGCACAGGTATTAGGAATAGATAGAAAGACATTGTACAATAAAATGAAATTGTATAATATCGAATTATAA
- a CDS encoding fatty acid--CoA ligase: MKIKTIESANNAHAYQLLIKDLLENSLRVNPKHEIVYKNQERFNYYELYSRVKQLCNVYQELGLEGGSVVGVIDYDSHRYLMNYFAVPISGNVLHTINWRLAPEQMLYTINHAEDEVLVVHEDFLPIVESIKDKMTTVKQIIIIRDHTNEVKTTLNIKGYFDDLVSSSSKEYSFLDFSEEAVATLFYTTGTTGDPKAVYFTHRQLVLHTMVEMSVLSLMNEGFKITSKDVYLPLTPMFHVHAWGLPYVATALSLKQVYIGRFEPQSFLEIFRKEKPTISHCVPTILNMLLTSPAASDIDLSNWSVLIGGSALSKPLARRAMERGISVVTGYGMSETCPLLTTSYLSLETIQNDLESQLDIRTRTGRAALLVDLKVIDEDGVEVPKDGKTLGEIVVRAPYLTMGYYKDKKKSEELWEGGYLHTGDIAWIDENNDVKIVDRSKDVIKTGGEWMSSLALEEMISSYPGVVDAAVIGIPDDKWGERPFALVVAKVGVEITEKDLVEHMQKYVDKQVINKWAIPDRFVFVDNIPKTSVGKISKKRIRELHELNQLG, from the coding sequence ATGAAAATAAAAACAATAGAATCGGCAAATAATGCACATGCCTATCAGCTACTGATAAAAGACTTATTAGAGAATTCGCTTCGTGTGAATCCTAAACATGAAATAGTTTATAAGAATCAAGAGCGTTTCAACTATTATGAATTATATAGTAGAGTGAAGCAGTTGTGTAATGTATATCAAGAATTAGGTTTAGAAGGTGGGAGTGTTGTAGGTGTTATAGATTATGATAGTCATCGCTACTTAATGAATTATTTTGCAGTTCCTATTTCAGGGAATGTATTGCATACGATTAATTGGCGCTTAGCTCCAGAACAAATGCTTTATACCATCAATCATGCTGAAGATGAGGTATTAGTTGTACATGAGGATTTTTTACCAATAGTAGAATCGATTAAGGATAAAATGACAACAGTTAAACAGATTATCATTATTCGTGATCATACTAATGAAGTTAAGACCACTTTAAATATAAAAGGATACTTTGATGACTTAGTTAGTTCTTCTTCTAAAGAGTATAGTTTTCTTGATTTTTCTGAAGAAGCAGTAGCTACTTTATTTTATACAACAGGAACTACAGGGGATCCAAAAGCAGTATATTTCACGCATCGCCAGTTAGTACTACACACTATGGTAGAGATGAGTGTGTTATCTCTGATGAATGAAGGGTTTAAAATTACATCAAAAGATGTGTATTTACCTTTAACACCAATGTTCCATGTCCACGCTTGGGGGCTTCCTTATGTAGCGACTGCATTAAGTTTAAAACAAGTGTATATTGGTAGGTTTGAACCTCAGAGTTTCTTAGAGATCTTTAGAAAAGAGAAACCAACGATATCACATTGTGTGCCTACGATATTAAATATGCTTTTGACTAGCCCTGCTGCCAGTGATATTGATCTTTCAAATTGGAGTGTATTAATAGGAGGTTCAGCTTTGAGTAAACCATTAGCAAGAAGAGCTATGGAAAGAGGTATATCAGTAGTAACGGGATATGGAATGTCTGAAACTTGCCCATTATTAACAACTTCTTATTTATCATTAGAGACTATTCAAAACGATCTAGAGTCTCAATTAGATATTAGAACAAGGACGGGTAGAGCTGCATTGTTAGTAGATTTAAAAGTAATAGATGAGGATGGAGTAGAAGTACCTAAAGATGGTAAAACACTAGGAGAAATAGTAGTAAGAGCACCTTATCTTACCATGGGATATTATAAAGACAAAAAGAAGAGTGAAGAGCTGTGGGAAGGAGGGTACTTGCATACTGGAGATATAGCTTGGATTGATGAGAATAATGATGTGAAAATAGTAGACCGTTCTAAGGATGTGATTAAAACGGGAGGTGAATGGATGTCTTCACTCGCTTTAGAAGAGATGATAAGTAGTTATCCAGGTGTGGTAGATGCCGCAGTTATTGGGATTCCTGATGATAAATGGGGTGAACGTCCTTTCGCATTAGTGGTAGCGAAAGTAGGAGTAGAGATTACAGAAAAAGACCTAGTAGAGCATATGCAAAAGTATGTTGATAAGCAAGTTATCAATAAATGGGCTATACCTGATCGCTTTGTATTTGTAGATAATATTCCTAAAACAAGTGTAGGTAAAATCAGTAAGAAACGTATAAGAGAATTACATGAGTTAAACCAATTAGGATAG